From a region of the Aeoliella mucimassa genome:
- a CDS encoding YqjF family protein, translating to MRVPDLQDVSHRSWPCPQSAWTWQQRWYDLAFVHWPIEPAALRPLIPAALELDTFDQTAWIGVVPFAMRIRRRGMPGLPTASSFPEINVRTYVKHLGKPGVWFFSLDAASRLAVWGARWWFHLPYYLASFEVTHQDDTVVYHSRRREQPAAEFSARYRPTGPVFQATPGSLEHWLAERYCLYSHSPRGELYRGEIHHGPWPLQTAEAEISANSMLAPLRLQPHDTQPLVHFAQSIDVVAWGLTVASG from the coding sequence ATGCGAGTTCCTGACCTTCAAGATGTTTCGCATCGCTCCTGGCCTTGCCCTCAGTCGGCCTGGACCTGGCAACAACGTTGGTACGATCTGGCGTTCGTGCACTGGCCGATCGAACCGGCGGCGTTGCGTCCGTTGATTCCGGCAGCCCTCGAACTCGACACGTTCGACCAGACTGCCTGGATCGGCGTAGTGCCGTTTGCCATGCGTATCCGCCGGCGGGGGATGCCTGGCTTGCCAACTGCTTCGTCCTTTCCTGAAATCAATGTTCGTACGTATGTAAAACACCTCGGCAAGCCGGGCGTGTGGTTCTTTAGTCTCGACGCGGCCAGTCGGCTCGCGGTGTGGGGCGCGCGGTGGTGGTTCCACCTGCCGTACTACCTGGCGAGCTTCGAGGTCACTCACCAAGACGATACGGTGGTGTACCATAGTCGCCGGCGCGAGCAGCCAGCGGCCGAGTTCTCGGCTCGCTACCGACCGACAGGCCCAGTGTTCCAGGCGACGCCTGGTTCGCTCGAGCACTGGCTGGCCGAGCGATACTGCCTTTACAGCCATTCGCCGCGCGGCGAATTGTACCGTGGCGAAATCCACCACGGTCCGTGGCCACTACAGACCGCTGAGGCCGAGATCTCAGCCAACTCGATGCTCGCCCCGTTGAGGCTCCAACCGCACGACACGCAACCTCTGGTGCACTTTGCCCAGTCGATCGACGTGGTCGCGTGGGGGCTAACGGTAGCGAGCGGGTGA
- a CDS encoding zinc ribbon domain-containing protein translates to MRRKSRYRVRQGPVPSCMGAIVGVFVVAFGFIWTAAAVNMGAPWPFALFGIVFICFAICGIVFNLVNATSEKGIADMEIIHTEDDPYEQLRQPPVESFADHQYTDAPQASPDEAGFVPPEGGFCPYCGTRLKGDYTFCPHCGRQK, encoded by the coding sequence TTGCGTAGAAAGTCTCGATATCGTGTTCGCCAAGGTCCGGTGCCATCGTGCATGGGGGCGATCGTCGGCGTGTTTGTCGTCGCGTTCGGTTTTATCTGGACCGCTGCTGCAGTGAACATGGGCGCCCCTTGGCCGTTCGCCCTGTTCGGCATTGTGTTCATTTGCTTTGCGATCTGTGGCATTGTGTTCAATTTAGTGAATGCGACCAGCGAAAAGGGAATCGCCGATATGGAGATCATCCATACCGAAGACGATCCCTACGAGCAGTTGCGGCAACCGCCGGTCGAGTCGTTTGCCGACCACCAGTACACCGATGCCCCACAGGCGTCGCCCGACGAAGCGGGCTTCGTGCCCCCCGAGGGAGGCTTCTGCCCGTACTGCGGCACCCGCCTGAAAGGCGATTACACGTTTTGTCCCCATTGCGGTCGGCAGAAGTAA
- the kdsB gene encoding 3-deoxy-manno-octulosonate cytidylyltransferase, whose product MNTSYLAPRSYVVIPARLGSTRLPRKMLLAETGMTLIEHTYAAACGARLPDGVVVATDSPLIAEVIERSHGDALITSPQCASGTDRVAEAAAALPDADILVNLQGDEPEMAASAVDQVIELLHANPDAPMATLATPIRDPAQLTDPACVKVVFDDAGRAMYFSRSAIPFVRDTAEFDIKSEPPLYYLHLGIYAYRRDFLLNLAKLPPSRIEQAEKLEQIRVLQAGHSIIVGVTEHSSSGIDTPEDYAAFVARCRRAA is encoded by the coding sequence ATGAACACTTCTTATCTTGCTCCCCGAAGCTACGTTGTAATCCCAGCTCGCTTGGGCTCGACCCGTCTGCCTCGCAAAATGCTGCTGGCCGAAACGGGGATGACACTTATCGAACATACCTACGCTGCCGCTTGTGGTGCCCGGTTGCCCGATGGGGTGGTGGTAGCCACCGACAGCCCGCTGATCGCCGAAGTGATTGAGCGTTCGCACGGCGATGCGCTGATCACCAGCCCTCAGTGCGCCAGCGGCACCGACCGCGTGGCCGAAGCCGCCGCCGCGTTGCCCGATGCCGACATTCTGGTGAACTTGCAAGGGGACGAACCCGAGATGGCCGCCTCGGCGGTCGACCAGGTGATTGAACTGCTGCACGCGAACCCCGACGCTCCGATGGCAACGCTGGCCACCCCGATTCGCGACCCTGCTCAGCTTACCGACCCCGCGTGCGTGAAGGTGGTGTTCGACGACGCCGGCCGGGCGATGTACTTCAGTCGCAGCGCGATTCCGTTCGTCCGCGATACTGCGGAGTTCGACATCAAGTCCGAACCGCCGCTGTACTATTTGCATCTCGGCATTTACGCCTACCGCCGCGACTTCCTGCTCAACTTGGCGAAGCTCCCGCCGAGCCGCATTGAACAGGCGGAGAAACTCGAACAGATTCGCGTTCTGCAAGCGGGGCACTCGATTATTGTGGGTGTCACCGAACACTCCAGCAGCGGCATCGACACGCCGGAAGACTACGCCGCGTTCGTGGCTCGCTGTCGCCGCGCGGCTTGA
- the glmS gene encoding glutamine--fructose-6-phosphate transaminase (isomerizing) — protein MCGIVGYIGPNEATDFLLEGLRRLEYRGYDSSGVATIHNGDLAVTKTAGRIDDLARTLKQYPAPGTIGLGHTRWATHGPATDENAHPHIGGRRVLALVHNGVIENFRVLKQKLTQLGYTFSTSTDTEVIAQLLDYELQQCQAAARDEEQITEPYAMLVEAMQATLSQLRGTYGLAVVFRDWPDVLLAARLGSPLVIGIGDGEHFIASDQSPLVGRADKIVFLADHELAVVTAKSIRVVNRDAGDVHHTVKMLEVDESQVELDGFAHYMLKEIYEQPETIRNAMRGRLNRDSATAVFGGLNLTAQQLRTIDRIVLTACGTSWHAGLVGEYMLEAFARLPVEVEYASELRYRNPPLSSNTLLFAITQSGETIDTLAAMREVMRKGHPVLSICNVVGSTIARESDGGVYLHAGPEIGVASTKAFTSQCVVLALLALYFGRLHHLSYEAGLRVIDELEALPDQVEQALETNSDIRRIAGKYSRCNNFLYLGRQYNFPAALEGALKLKEISYIHAEGYPAAEMKHGPIALVDENTPSVFVVPRGGVYEKVLANMEEIKARGGPVIAIVNRGDEEAAEIADDVVHVPVVADFLQPIVTSIPLQLLAYHIAVLRGCDVDKPRNLAKSVTVE, from the coding sequence ATGTGTGGAATCGTCGGATACATCGGACCCAACGAAGCAACGGATTTTCTGCTGGAGGGGCTGCGTCGACTCGAGTACCGCGGCTACGACAGCAGCGGCGTCGCCACCATTCATAACGGCGATCTCGCGGTCACCAAAACCGCTGGCCGCATCGACGATCTCGCCCGCACGCTTAAGCAGTATCCAGCGCCCGGCACCATCGGGCTGGGGCACACCCGCTGGGCCACCCATGGGCCGGCGACCGACGAAAACGCCCACCCGCACATCGGCGGCCGGCGAGTGCTAGCACTTGTGCATAACGGAGTGATTGAGAATTTCCGGGTGTTGAAGCAGAAGCTCACCCAACTAGGCTACACGTTCTCGACCAGCACCGACACCGAAGTGATTGCCCAGCTGCTCGATTACGAACTCCAACAGTGCCAGGCGGCCGCCCGCGACGAGGAGCAAATCACCGAGCCCTACGCGATGCTGGTTGAGGCCATGCAGGCGACACTCAGCCAGCTGCGGGGCACCTACGGGCTGGCGGTAGTGTTCCGCGACTGGCCCGACGTGCTTCTCGCCGCACGCCTTGGCAGTCCATTGGTCATCGGCATCGGCGACGGCGAGCACTTCATCGCCAGCGATCAGTCTCCACTGGTGGGGCGGGCCGACAAGATCGTGTTCCTGGCCGACCATGAGCTGGCGGTGGTAACCGCCAAGAGCATTCGGGTGGTGAATCGCGACGCCGGCGACGTCCACCACACGGTGAAGATGCTGGAGGTCGACGAGTCGCAGGTCGAGCTCGATGGCTTCGCTCACTACATGCTCAAAGAGATCTACGAGCAGCCCGAGACCATTCGCAACGCGATGCGAGGACGCTTGAATCGCGACTCCGCGACCGCGGTGTTCGGCGGCCTGAACCTGACCGCCCAGCAGCTGCGCACGATCGACCGCATCGTGCTTACCGCTTGCGGAACGAGTTGGCACGCCGGACTGGTTGGCGAGTACATGCTCGAAGCGTTCGCCCGCTTGCCGGTGGAAGTGGAATACGCCAGCGAGCTGCGGTATCGCAATCCACCGCTGTCGTCCAACACGCTGCTGTTCGCCATTACCCAGAGCGGCGAGACCATCGACACCCTGGCTGCCATGCGCGAAGTGATGCGCAAAGGGCACCCCGTACTCTCCATCTGCAACGTGGTTGGTAGCACCATTGCCCGCGAGTCGGACGGAGGGGTCTACCTGCACGCGGGCCCCGAGATCGGCGTCGCCAGCACCAAGGCGTTTACCTCGCAGTGCGTGGTGCTCGCCCTCCTGGCGTTGTACTTCGGCCGGTTGCATCACCTGAGCTACGAAGCTGGGTTGCGGGTGATCGACGAGCTTGAGGCCCTGCCCGACCAGGTGGAGCAGGCCTTGGAGACCAATAGCGACATCCGGCGGATCGCGGGCAAGTACTCCCGCTGCAACAACTTCCTGTACCTGGGCCGACAGTACAATTTCCCGGCCGCCCTCGAAGGGGCGCTGAAGCTGAAGGAAATCAGCTACATCCACGCCGAGGGATACCCGGCCGCCGAGATGAAGCATGGCCCGATCGCCCTGGTCGACGAGAACACGCCGAGCGTGTTTGTGGTGCCCCGCGGCGGTGTGTACGAAAAAGTGCTGGCCAACATGGAAGAGATCAAAGCCCGCGGCGGCCCGGTGATCGCCATCGTAAACCGCGGCGACGAGGAAGCGGCCGAAATTGCCGACGACGTGGTGCATGTGCCGGTCGTGGCCGACTTCCTGCAGCCGATTGTCACCTCGATTCCGCTGCAGCTCCTGGCTTACCACATCGCGGTGCTGCGGGGCTGCGACGTTGATAAGCCGCGGAATCTGGCCAAGAGCGTGACAGTAGAGTAG
- a CDS encoding peptidylprolyl isomerase, which produces MKVATISTNKGDIRLELFADKAPKTVANFEKLASEGFYDGLKFHRVIEDFMIQTGCPNGTGTGGPGYTFEDEFHPELKHSGPGVLSMANAGPNTNGSQFFITHVKTDWLDGKHSVFGQVIGDSQDVVDSIQQGDVMEKVSVTEE; this is translated from the coding sequence ATGAAAGTAGCCACGATTTCCACCAACAAAGGCGATATCCGCCTGGAACTGTTCGCCGACAAGGCCCCCAAGACCGTTGCCAACTTCGAAAAGCTGGCTAGCGAGGGCTTTTACGATGGGCTGAAGTTCCATCGCGTGATTGAAGATTTCATGATCCAGACCGGCTGCCCCAATGGCACCGGCACCGGCGGCCCCGGCTACACCTTCGAGGACGAGTTCCACCCCGAACTCAAGCACAGCGGCCCTGGCGTGCTGTCGATGGCCAATGCGGGTCCTAACACGAATGGCTCGCAGTTCTTCATCACCCACGTGAAGACCGACTGGCTCGATGGCAAGCACTCGGTGTTCGGCCAAGTGATCGGCGACTCGCAGGACGTGGTCGATAGCATCCAGCAGGGCGACGTGATGGAAAAAGTTTCGGTCACCGAAGAGTAA